In the Terriglobus sp. RCC_193 genome, AACTTCCTTCCGCATCCTTCAACGCCGCAGCCACCTTCGCCGTAGTAATCAACTGCCCCACATGGCGCTGTGTATGTTCTGCAATATGGATCAGCAGGCCCACCAGCGTCGTCGGCAATCCTGCCCCTCCCACACTGCGCAGTTCGTTCAACTCTTCCTGTGAAAACTGCGCCGCAAAAGGCCGAACCTTACGAATTGCCTCCACCACCTGGTGTCGCAGCTCCTCCACACTCCTTCCAGCAACGTGCTCTGATCGCAGCGCGGCTATCTGCGCTTCTGACAATCGAAGCCCATCCGCATAGGTCAGTAACCGGTCAATACTCCGCGCAATATGCCGCATCTGAAACGCAACCGAAGGCAGCCCCAGCGGCTTCATTTCCAGCATTTCGTCATCCAGATCGCGCGTCCACCGCAGCACATCCTCTTCCGCCAGCTCCAACGCATGCAGAACGGCGCGCCGCACCGGCTCTACCTCAGTCAACGTCCCGCGAAGCCACGGTTCTGGCCGTTCCTCTGCCATCCTCGGTTCTCCTTCTCTTCACTGTTAAACTTAGATGGACAAAGCCATGTTTGAGAATCTTCAGGAAAAACTGCAGCGCGCCTTTAAGAACCTCCGCGGTCAGGGCACCATCACGGAAGAGAACATCTCCGAGGCCCTGCGCGAAATCCGCCTTGCACTGCTCGAATCCGACGTCAATCTGAACGTCGTCAAAGCCACCATCGACCACATCCGCGAAAAGGCTGTCGGCACACAGGTAGCCACCGCGCTCTCGCCCACCGAGCAGATCATCAAGATCGTCAACGACGAGCTGATCGAAATCCTCGGCAAGGACACCGCGCGCTTCAAGTTCTCCTCGCAGCCACCCAGCGTCATCCTTATGGCGGGCCTGCAGGGCTCCGGTAAAACCACCTCCACCGGCAAGCTGGCCACATGGCTCAAGAAGGGCGGCCACCGCCCCCTGCTCGTCTCCGTGGACGTCTACCGCCCTGCCGCACGTGAGCAGCTTGCCATCGTTGCCAAAGCCGTCGGTGCGCAGATCTACATCGGCAAGGTCAACGAAGAAGAAGTCGGCACGCCACTCGTCCTGCGTCTCGCAAAGGAAGCACTGCGCGAAGCCCGCAACTTCGGCAACGACATCCTCCTCGTCGATACCGCCGGACGTCTCGGCATTGACGAAGCGCTGATGGATGAGATGAAGCAGCTCAAGGCTGCGCTCAACCCCAGCGAAATCCTCTTCGTGGCCGACGCAATGACCGGCCAGGATGCCGTCAACTCCGCCGACGCCTTCCACAAGCAGCTCGGCATCACCGGCGTCATCCTCACCAAAATGGACGGCGACGCACGCGGCGGCGCGGCACTCTCCATCCGCAACGTCACCGGCGCGCCCGTCAAGTTCCTCGGCACGGGCGAAAAGCCGGAGCAGTTTGAAGCCTTCCACCCGGACCGTATCGTCTCGCGCATCATGGGCATGGGCGACATCGCCACCCTGCTTGAGCGCGCCGAAGAAAAGCTCGACCGAGGCAAGGCAGAAGACTTCGCCAAGAAAGCCCTCAGCGGCGACGGCTTCACGCTCGAAGACTTCCGCGACCAGCTTCGCCAGATCAAGAAGCTCGGCTCCATGCAATCCATCCTCAAGATGATGCCCAGCGTTG is a window encoding:
- a CDS encoding DinB family protein — translated: MAEERPEPWLRGTLTEVEPVRRAVLHALELAEEDVLRWTRDLDDEMLEMKPLGLPSVAFQMRHIARSIDRLLTYADGLRLSEAQIAALRSEHVAGRSVEELRHQVVEAIRKVRPFAAQFSQEELNELRSVGGAGLPTTLVGLLIHIAEHTQRHVGQLITTAKVAAALKDAEGS
- the ffh gene encoding signal recognition particle protein, whose protein sequence is MFENLQEKLQRAFKNLRGQGTITEENISEALREIRLALLESDVNLNVVKATIDHIREKAVGTQVATALSPTEQIIKIVNDELIEILGKDTARFKFSSQPPSVILMAGLQGSGKTTSTGKLATWLKKGGHRPLLVSVDVYRPAAREQLAIVAKAVGAQIYIGKVNEEEVGTPLVLRLAKEALREARNFGNDILLVDTAGRLGIDEALMDEMKQLKAALNPSEILFVADAMTGQDAVNSADAFHKQLGITGVILTKMDGDARGGAALSIRNVTGAPVKFLGTGEKPEQFEAFHPDRIVSRIMGMGDIATLLERAEEKLDRGKAEDFAKKALSGDGFTLEDFRDQLRQIKKLGSMQSILKMMPSVGPFQGLQQAAEHVDDSQLARTEAIINSMTKKERIDHEMINGSRRRRIAVGSGTSVQEVNQLLKQYGQMRKMFKGLGSGGGKMQRRLMSQMGQAGRMGGGFGR